In Rhodothermales bacterium, one DNA window encodes the following:
- a CDS encoding IS5/IS1182 family transposase, translating into FAWFGGYRRLSKDYERLPAVSEALVQLSAIRLMVRRIA; encoded by the coding sequence CGTTCGCGTGGTTCGGCGGGTACCGCCGGCTCTCGAAGGACTACGAGCGGCTACCCGCCGTCAGCGAAGCGTTGGTCCAACTCAGTGCGATTCGGTTGATGGTTCGACGCATCGCCTAG